From Candidatus Bathyarchaeia archaeon, the proteins below share one genomic window:
- a CDS encoding helix-turn-helix domain-containing protein: MCERSEADEHLCLCPLEGIIDTIGKKWTLLVINAIGNHGKIRFNEILEELKGISPTTLANTLKNLEKEKIVNRVIFPQIPPRVEYSLTKDGVELRKAIIPLLKWAFTRSTVKARPCAPIYSKMPAHQIEKL, encoded by the coding sequence ATGTGCGAGCGTAGCGAAGCTGACGAGCATTTATGCCTCTGCCCCCTTGAAGGCATCATCGACACGATAGGCAAAAAGTGGACATTGCTCGTGATCAACGCCATCGGTAATCATGGAAAGATTAGGTTCAACGAAATCTTGGAGGAGCTTAAAGGCATCAGCCCCACAACCCTCGCCAACACCTTGAAAAACCTTGAAAAAGAAAAGATCGTCAACAGGGTAATCTTCCCCCAAATCCCTCCAAGGGTTGAATACTCCCTCACGAAAGACGGTGTGGAGCTGCGAAAAGCGATCATCCCCCTCCTAAAATGGGCGTTCACAAGAAGCACCGTCAAAGCGAGGCCATGCGCTCCCATCTACAGCAAGATGCCCGCCCATCAAATCGAGAAGCTCTGA
- a CDS encoding radical SAM protein produces the protein MHVMLINPPLPHSSPYTKELLTQPLGLAYIAAVLEKAGIPVNILDCPPLNYTHEDVKRFLEKEDPEVVGVTSTTLTIESALKTASVVREASPDARIYLGGPHVTFLDKETLMKAPYVDGVVRGEGEYTFLEIVERIRKGLSLRNVKGLTLLRNGSVFRFPERPLIKDLDSIPYPARHLLPLNRYKAFGMKCPSMSVLSSRGCPFRCKFCSVRRIFGNMFRARTSENILGELEKLYEVYQTRYITFVDDIFTLDRRRTFEICRGITTSGLDIIWDCETRVDVLTKPLVDVMAEAGCQAIFFGVESGDQGILNAMGKGITTEQVRRAFKWAKEAGIKTIASVILFYPGENAHTIEKTVSFLKELDPDLAQFCIATPFPGTELYEEMVRNGLIQEIEEWSKFDVLNPVFALNGFTIEEMKKTWSKAYISFYLRPVYIAKRMIKKDWPTIRAFLYLLLKTLKSKFTR, from the coding sequence ATGCATGTGATGCTCATCAATCCTCCTCTGCCGCATTCCTCACCTTACACTAAGGAGCTTCTCACGCAGCCTTTAGGACTCGCCTACATAGCGGCGGTGTTAGAAAAGGCTGGAATACCGGTTAACATACTCGACTGTCCGCCCCTAAACTATACTCATGAAGATGTAAAACGTTTTTTGGAGAAAGAGGATCCAGAAGTGGTGGGGGTCACCTCCACCACCTTAACCATAGAAAGCGCCCTCAAAACAGCTAGCGTCGTGAGAGAAGCTTCACCGGATGCAAGGATTTACCTGGGCGGCCCTCACGTCACCTTTCTAGACAAGGAAACGCTTATGAAAGCTCCCTACGTTGACGGTGTGGTGAGAGGTGAAGGCGAATACACGTTTCTGGAAATTGTGGAGAGGATTCGGAAGGGGCTTTCGCTCCGAAACGTTAAAGGGTTAACACTCTTGAGGAATGGGAGCGTCTTCAGATTTCCGGAGAGGCCGTTGATCAAGGATTTAGACTCCATACCCTATCCCGCTAGGCACCTCCTGCCTTTAAACAGGTATAAGGCCTTTGGGATGAAATGTCCTTCAATGTCTGTCTTATCCAGTCGGGGCTGTCCTTTTAGATGTAAGTTTTGCTCCGTAAGAAGGATCTTCGGCAACATGTTTAGAGCGCGTACATCGGAGAACATTTTAGGGGAGCTTGAAAAGCTTTACGAGGTTTATCAAACCCGATACATAACCTTCGTAGATGACATATTCACGCTGGATCGTAGAAGAACGTTTGAAATATGCCGCGGAATTACGACCTCAGGCCTTGACATCATATGGGATTGTGAAACAAGGGTTGACGTCCTCACCAAGCCCCTGGTTGACGTCATGGCCGAGGCGGGATGCCAGGCAATATTCTTTGGAGTCGAGTCAGGGGACCAGGGAATCCTTAACGCTATGGGTAAAGGAATAACGACGGAGCAGGTTAGAAGGGCCTTTAAATGGGCTAAGGAGGCGGGAATAAAAACCATAGCGTCAGTAATCCTCTTCTACCCTGGAGAAAACGCGCACACAATAGAAAAAACCGTGAGTTTCCTTAAGGAGCTCGACCCCGACCTAGCACAGTTTTGCATAGCGACCCCATTCCCAGGCACGGAGCTCTACGAGGAAATGGTGAGAAACGGGTTAATTCAGGAGATAGAAGAATGGTCTAAGTTCGATGTGTTAAACCCCGTGTTCGCGTTAAACGGATTCACCATCGAAGAAATGAAGAAAACGTGGAGCAAAGCATACATCTCATTTTATCTAAGACCCGTCTACATAGCCAAGCGGATGATCAAAAAGGATTGGCCCACCATAAGGGCATTCCTCTACCTACTCCTTAAAACGTTAAAATCAAAGTTCACGCGGTAG
- a CDS encoding Lrp/AsnC ligand binding domain-containing protein: protein MSSKNLRKKHVRAFVMVTMKPGTSQQIVTSRRIRGVKIANSVLGRFDAVVVIEAENLSELKKIIYEMVEQHPNVTHTETLISIFHPEG, encoded by the coding sequence ATGTCCTCGAAAAATCTTCGTAAAAAGCATGTGAGAGCGTTTGTCATGGTTACCATGAAGCCGGGGACATCCCAGCAAATCGTTACCTCACGGAGAATCAGGGGGGTTAAAATCGCCAATTCCGTGCTGGGGCGATTCGACGCCGTTGTGGTAATCGAGGCCGAGAACCTTTCAGAGTTGAAGAAGATCATTTACGAGATGGTCGAGCAGCATCCAAACGTCACCCACACGGAAACTTTAATCTCAATCTTCCACCCCGAAGGATGA
- a CDS encoding Lrp/AsnC ligand binding domain-containing protein — MKAYILIQTRPGTSEKVVEAIRKRVKEAVSVDSVYGRFDAIVVVEAPDLEKINEIVYKVIGKDPNIIHTETSLTL; from the coding sequence ATGAAAGCCTACATCCTAATCCAGACTAGGCCTGGAACCTCTGAGAAGGTTGTGGAAGCCATTAGGAAACGGGTGAAGGAAGCGGTAAGCGTGGACTCGGTTTACGGAAGGTTTGACGCCATAGTGGTCGTTGAAGCCCCTGACCTGGAGAAAATAAACGAGATCGTCTATAAGGTGATTGGAAAGGACCCTAACATCATTCACACGGAGACGTCTTTGACGCTTTAA